From Rutidosis leptorrhynchoides isolate AG116_Rl617_1_P2 chromosome 3, CSIRO_AGI_Rlap_v1, whole genome shotgun sequence, a single genomic window includes:
- the LOC139901212 gene encoding uncharacterized protein — MTTLLLPRFFILESGGRYLRVTEASQPSLGLLKFDEEQIWSPRVKFAVERAETTSVDDVGQQLVHIRSCYNNKYWEALPDKTTGLISASGKKPEEDRSKVSCTLFEIEPVQGNTGALRLRFVQNGRKYAGRLLPDSTSNVAIHDGVTLSAMSSTLSEFNVINAETLVILPKEVSFTSEDLDGYYLVSRTLDTWWPYQRFESGMDVGDPLVAKELSPLSNGNYRVYDLHFAKFWIRTDTDWVRADAKPEDSSNKDTFFEVVKVSDTIVSLRNLGNNKFCGAITKEGKDNCLIADYPNISRQVRLMIQERVLHREISDIKYRLTDSRIYEEEIQEVSNAFANNESETNESTITLKYSVSESKTTHWTNSISISLGVSVEFKVSVIPLIESGTVKTETNFSETYEWGVSETRETTREATYTVVVPPLTSVKVTLMATKAACDVPFSYTQTDLLTTGETVITIKDDGVYTGINSYNFHFQSTKVTKDAQGRFLF; from the coding sequence ATGACGACATTGCTCCTCCCAAGGTTTTTTATACTGGAATCCGGGGGGAGATATTTAAGGGTAACAGAAGCAAGTCAGCCATCCTTGGGGTTGCTAAAATTTGATGAAGAACAAATTTGGAGTCCACGTGTAAAGTTTGCGGTGGAGAGAGCTGAAACAACAAGCGTGGATGATGTTGGGCAACAGCTGGTGCACATAAGATCTTGTTACAACAATAAGTATTGGGAGGCCTTACCAGACAAAACTACAGGTCTAATTAGTGCATCTGGAAAGAAGCCAGAGGAAGACCGATCAAAAGTCTCATGCACCTTGTTCGAGATTGAACCTGTCCAGGGAAACACAGGAGCTCTCCGTTTAAGATTCGTTCAGAACGGGAGGAAGTATGCAGGCCGCTTATTGCCCGACAGTACTTCCAATGTGGCCATCCATGATGGCGTTACATTATCCGCCATGAGCAGCACGTTATCTGAATTCAATGTAATTAATGCGGAAACGCTGGTAATACTTCCCAAGGAAGTCTCATTCACATCTGAAGACCTAGATGGATATTATCTCGTCTCCCGTACCCTTGATACATGGTGGCCATATCAGAGGTTCGAGTCTGGCATGGATGTCGGAGATCCACTGGTGGCCAAAGAGCTCTCCCCCTTATCTAATGGAAACTATCGTGTATATGACTTGCACTTTGCCAAGTTCTGGATACGTACCGATACTGACTGGGTAAGGGCTGACGCCAAACCAGAAGATAGCTCTAATAAGGACACCTTTTTTGAAGTTGTGAAAGTAAGTGACACTATCGTCAGTCTTCGCAATTTGGGAAACAACAAATTCTGTGGTGCAATCACCAAAGAGGGAAAAGACAACTGCCTAATCGCCGATTATCCTAACATCTCAAGACAGGTAAGGCTGATGATTCAAGAGCGTGTGCTGCACAGAGAGATCTCAGATATCAAATACCGGCTCACAGACTCAAGGATTTATGAGGAGGAGATCCAAGAAGTTTCCAATGCTTTTGCAAACAACGAAAGTGAGACCAATGAGTCCACAATCACCCTCAAGTATTCGGTATCTGAGTCAAAGACCACTCATTGGACTAACAGTATATCAATCTCGTTAGGTGTTAGCGTTGAATTCAAAGTATCAGTAATTCCACTTATTGAGAGTGGGACGGTAAAAACGGAGACTAATTTTAGCGAAACCTATGAGTGGGGAGTTTCAGAGACAAGGGAGACTACCAGAGAGGCGACCTATACTGTCGTGGTGCCACCATTAACTTCAGTGAAAGTGACCCTCATGGCCACAAAGGCTGCTTGCGATGTTCCTTTCTCCTACACTCAAACCGATCTTCTTACCACCGGTGAAACGGTTATCACAATCAAGGACGACGGCGTTTACACCGGCATCAACAGTTACAACTTTCATTTTCAATCCACCAAGGTAACTAAGGATGCTCAAGGAAGATTTTTATTTTAA